Below is a window of Populus trichocarpa isolate Nisqually-1 chromosome 3, P.trichocarpa_v4.1, whole genome shotgun sequence DNA.
GAACCAATTGCTAAATATCTATTTTCTAAGCAGGTATATTATGGTAAGCATGCGAACTTGAAATCACTTGCAAAGCTGCTTCTAATGGTTGAAAGGTTTCTCGTTCAATTTCCAGCACACTTACTCCATGTGTTAACTTAAAAATGCGTATCATCTACTAACGTATGTTCTATCACAGGAACCTTGAAGGTCCATATGCTATGGAGTTGACCTTGGGTGACCTTGTGGAACTAGAGAAACAACTGCATGTTACTCTAACACATGTCAGAGATAGAAAGGTTAATTGTCTCtcttttatgaattattttgtCATTTGTCATTTGAAATCCGTATTGTGATGCATCGGGAACCCTCTTGTTTCCACTGGACAAGTGTGATAAATATCTTAGATTGTCTTTCTCGATACTTGCACCATTTTATACTTGAAAAACTCTGCATCAGGATTTGAGCTTGGCTTAGGGCGTCTTCTTCCATACCTATGATGCAACAGAGAGAAGGGTTTTAAAGCAAAATCTGACCTTCATATAACCAGATTCTATAATACTGGATCACGCATTCCCAGATAAGTGAAGTATCTGACCGTGACCCAATTTTATAACATCTAGGGACCAACAAGAGAAACACTGACCAATTATCTCACtattcaataattattaaaattaggATAGAGAATAAATATagacatttaatttattttaggaaaTGCGCTTACTCcaaagtcattttcaaaatgcGTGGTCTAAGGTTCATTTATACCGAAGTCATTGTGGACACGTTTGGGTTAGGATCCCCTAACACTAAAGTCATCGTACAGGTTGCCTGGTTTCAGGTACATCACAAAGTTAGGCTTTTACTATATGATGCTTTAATATCTTCGTACAAAGTTTGCATTTCACCTTCTTTAATGATATGTATAGTTTATAGTTCATAGTTTACAAAAGTTCTAATATCATTAGAACTCTGTAATGTTTGACAATATTATTAGTGCTATGAAATATTATGAGTCCAGCTGAtcacatgattatataagttcTTTTAATAGCCTCACACATTCCAACAGCTTCTAGTAGATCACGACAACAAACAACTTGTTTTTTGTTGCAGTAGACAATAGGAGATCTTTAAATTGTTGAAGGGATAAAAAAGCTTAACAATCAGAATTACAGTACATGGGCAACATATATGATGTCGTACAAGCAAGGCTAGGATCTATAGGAGATAGTCAAGGACGTGAAAACACATGAACTTCCAAAAATACTAATGAAGTCCGTGAAGAATATATGTTGAAGAATATTTGGGATGCTACAATGCCAAAAGAAGCATGAGACACAATTGCTAGTATTTTCTCAAAGAAGAATGATACTATATTGCAATTTCTCAAGAATGAGTTATTGTCATTGACACAATAAGACATGACGATTCCTCAATACTTTAATTAGGTGAAATCGGGAGATTTCTAAATTAGACTTTGAAGCAACTATTAGTGAAACAAGGATGAAAAGAATAATCATCCATAGTTGGAGACCTAAATATCATACTTTTGTTGCTACACTACAAGGATGACTTACTCAACCATCAATAGTTGAGTTTAAAAATATGCATGTTAGTCAAGAAAATATGGCTAAACATATGACGGGGGTCTTGTTGAAGGGTGAAGAAAAATTACTCTACACCAACAATGGCAGGAGTAAACAATGGCTTACTCGAGAGGACAAAATTCATAATTGGCACATTGGTGGTAAATCTAATAAGGATGGTGATAAAGAAGAATTATCGAAGGAAAGAAGgctttcataaaataaaaaaaagcttcaaaGAATTATGAAAATGACAGAAGAATTGAAGGCAACTGTTATAATTGTGGAAAGAGtgatcacataaaaaaatattattggttcAAAAAGCCTATTAAAGATAATTGTCATAATTGTGGAAACAATGTTATTATTTCAAGTTTAGAAAGGCAGGTTGAAGATGAATGGAATGCTAAAGCATCCTTTgtcaaagaaggagaagaaatagCATTGACAATGATAATTGATGATTGAATCAATTATGAAAGTGATTGGATCATTGCTCCAGTGTTATAATCACATGAAAGGTGATAAACAAAAGTTACAGCATCTAAcaaagtagaagaagaaaaaattgtgtAGTGGTGATAACTGACAACTCAAGATTACCAATCACTTATATTGGTAAGATGATAAACACGCTTCGCTATAAATCTGATCATGTACATCTTCAAGATGTTTATCATGTCTCAAGCACgtagaaaaaattattgtctATAGTATAATTAACATGAATAGGCTATTATGTCTTGTTTGGTTCACATGATGTTAAAATATACCAGGATTGTGATTGTTATCAAGATTGCGACCGTAATCTTGATCATGATGGAGGACCAAATCAACAACTAGAACTCTTTTCTATTGATCCTTGTAAAGAGAAGGTTTCATTACAAGTTTAAAGCTCTAAaggtatttttctttcatgcaaagaaaaagaatgtgAACACGATGAAGTATAGTTATTGCAACACCTATAAGGTCATCTCTATGTAATAAACCTGCATTACCAAATCATATATAAGGAAGTAACAATGGTTCTTATCCGAATAAAGAAGATAATTCTGAATGTCCAATGTCTATGGAGAGTTCTTTGGCtcgttttgaaaaataaaaacttttatcaaAAGATGATGCTTGGGAAGGTGGGAATTGTTCAAACAACCTACAAGAGCAAAAGTTGGACGCAAAGCTGGACCAGTCATCTACAAAGATGAATGTTATTGCTCAAGTTGAAAATTCTGTTCGGAAGTGTTATCCTTCTCGAAGAAGAATTTTTGCTCTTAGAGACTTTCAATGCTCCATTTCTTAATAAGAAAGAAGTTGTTGTGTAAAAAAAGTGTTTGGATTAAGAAAAGTCTaaagaaaatttgataactaatgatgtcaagggtaaaaattttaagaaagcTTTAAGAGCTATATGGTGTCATTGTTGCTTAAAATGTAGAATTGAAGAATTTAGTTGATAACATTGAAGGCAAGCTATAAGAAATAGAAGACTTGCAAGCCTAAAGTTACTTTCAGTTGGAAAAACTAGGAATCTAGTTAGAGGTTTGAAAGAATATAATTGATTATTATGACAGACACTATCTTCAATCCACTATTTGTTGCTTGATTGCTAGTTTGTTTTCTATTCTAGAATTTTAGAACCAGTGTATTTTGTATTCCTGGGCACATCCCGTTCACCAGCACAACTATACTATCTCGTAATAGCACTACAattcttttcatcatttttcgTTTTGTTTCAGATACAAATGATGTTGGAATCAGTGAAGTCCCTCCACGACCAGGTATGAAAGTGCATTTGGTTATAACTGctttgaaaatcattttctgCAATATATAAACCCCCATTTGCAATCAATGCATGAATGCTGCATGGAGAGAGCAAGACATGATCTTAGGATCCTCATTTTTCTCTAGTAGCTCTTTTGACCAGAGAAGGTTTCTGATACAAAAACTTCCAGGTTTGCTTATCATCATACAATCCAAGTATGAGAAAACTTCCGAAACATCTTATTCATAATTAAGAAAACCTACCCGTTGTTTGCATCCAACATTTTATAGCTGCTAAAATGCTCAGATCATGTCATGTCTAGGATTCCTGGACCAGCATATAGCATATAGCATCCCTTTACTGCATCAATGATATCTGAATTAATTGTCAACGATGATCTTCCAAGGATGCAATCGGTCTATTGATCATGCTTTAATTGTCGTCTAAGAACTTTTGATCAACCTCCTGCATTATGTTTCAAATGGGCATGCTATCCtgaagtttaattaaaaaaaaatccagaatgCTTCTTAGCAAAATAGTAGAATAGAGCCGGTCCAAAGCAATTATGGCTAGTCAACCTTAATGAGCTTTAGGTGATATTATTGCATTCCTAATTTCTGGTTTTACTGTTGGATAACTAGCACTATTCATTGTTGGGCATAATCAATTCGTAAGTCTTTCCTACTGTCTGTTAAAAACTGTTTCCTAAGGATGTCAAAGCTAAAATTGACTTCAAAAGTAAGGCTTGCTTATCGTACAATCCAAGTATGAGAAAACTTTCGACTAAAAACTATTTTGCTGCATACTTCGAATCCTTGCACATTATTATGATCTCTAGAAGAATAATGCATGATATACTGTGTGGTGAGATGGTCAAGTTTGGGCCTAGGTCCCCCCTGTATTGTCTGACCATGGTCAAGTTTGGGCCTATGCATAGTCTCTAGTAACCGTTCATTCTTATTCGAGGAACATCATTAGGTAAATCAATGAAGTAAGATAGTTACTAAATTAAATGTCACGAGGAAGGGAAAGCAGTAATTTATGAATATAAAGCAAGCCACAGACGAGAGAAAAAATCATGCGGGCTTTCTGCTCTTTCTTTGTGTTCTTTAGTGCTGTGTGCTCAAGTGCAGTTTGCCTGTGTGCCATTCTACATGAATGAAGTGATCTCATAATCAAAtgtctttattatttatatatatataggaaaattGAATTAGgtaactttgatttttatatgaatgtCTTTTGCTCTCAACAGGAAAAGATGTTGAAAGAAGAAAACCAGCTGCTAGAGAAACAGGTAAAGAGTGTTTAATCCTGTTGCCATTTGCTCTTTCAGCAAGTGCATATTGGAATTTTACTTGCAACACATGGAAAACTGGGTTAATTGTATTACGTGCAGATTGTAGCAATGAAGAACGGTAAAGACTCGGATCACCCTCTGTATCATCCTCCACAACAAACGACACTGAGTTTGCTTAAATAGTGAGGCAGCACATGCAGTGTGATAACTTACCGCTGGAGGCGGCTATAATGGCAGGCAATCTAGTTACCTCTTCGATCTCACATGCATGCACTAGCCCATTTTACCTTCATTATCTTCCTGCCGAAGTTGCATTTCCACCGTTTctgcttctcttctctttcttatttGAGCTGATGTTTAAGTATCCTCCACCCTCCCAAGCATTTTAACTCTGTTTCCAAACATTTCCATTTATTCAAAAGCATATATTTATCATTGACTGCATTCTATTAAGCCCCGATACATAGTGTTCCACTATGGCATGTGTTAACGTTCATTGTCAATAAATGAATTTGAGGAACTTGCACTAGACGTTCATTTGCAACATTGGAAAATTGGATTGTAAAGATACATAACATTCATATATGTGTGCTCGCGCGCTCGCCCATGTGCATGCATGGTTTATTTAACTCAAATTCatggaaatatatatttaaaaataacaaagtacaTATAAATCCCGCGATACGAAAAATTCATCCGGATTAATCTTGAAGGAGAAGTTCAAGGACATCAATTATCCTTCCTATTTCCTCCTGTCGCTAATCCATGCCATCCAGTTGCCTGCATCCAACCCATTTACCTTTGTGATTATTTCATATTATCAATGTGAAATTACaggatttttcaaatttcagaTTCAGTGCAACTGTGCAGggaattattattgttttaatctcATAACTGTCGTGCATGTCTAATTTACAGAGATTGATTTTCTTCCTCCTCAACTCCCTTTGTGGATCATATGCAGAGGAGTAGACGACAGAATAAGATGTATGAATCTCTCTCTATTTGCTGCTATACTAACATTGCtttgggagagaaaaaaacaatgcatgACACAGTTGCTGCTATACTATCACTGAACTGTTTTAGCTGGACTTTACGTAGAGTCTagaaatctcattaaaaaaaatagaaacaaagcGCACCCAGTTAGTAGATATACATCTAACTTCTAAGGTACTAAATATTGCAGTTTGCTGACAGTGTGTTTTTCAGGCTACCTACCTACACGTATTCTTGACTAATGATACGTTCATGGGGAGCATAAAGAAAGCAGACGTCTTAACCTTTTAGTTATTATCATGTCTGCTTTGAATAGCAAAATAAACATGTtcgggagagagagagagaggaagctCAGAGTTTTTGGCAGTTTGAATGCTTACTGATTGTGGCATTCCATGCATTTGCAAAGAACCAAAGCTAGTAGCTATATGGTAACAACGTTTTTTTGTGGCGTCTTGCTTGATTCTTTGTGAAGAAAGGTAACCAAAGCAAGTAGCCATACGGTAACAACTAATTAGGCCAGAGTTTTGATCTTGGCTATTTAGGGTTGAACTGTAAGAGGAGACAGATCGCTTGATCACCGCACTAATGCCTTGTGAGTTCTGAAGGCAAATCTGTGACTCGACCGCTTACTTTTTACTTTAAAGAAGAAATGTGGGCGCCCTATACCACGCAGGCAGACTGGGCAGGTGGCCTTGTCTACCGCTTAGCTTTGTTCAGCCCTTTTGAACTGACCCGAGTGTCTCTCTTTCTAACTCGGCCCAATCGCTTATGGGCGGCGCGCAGAAGAAATGCGGTGTTGCTACAGATTTCTTTGATCGCTTGATACATATAGAATATATACGAggtattttcttgtcattttaatttttaagtattttttatttaaaaatatattaaaaaattatttttaatatcaacatattaaagaaatccaaaaacaaaataaaaataatttaaattttcaagaaatattGTTTGGAATACAGTCCCATATAATTACTTCTACTCAAATATGATTGATTGCCaattaagtttgattaatttgtAGAAGAATCAACAACAAATCGTAACATTGACATTGGTAGAGAAACTGATTTACTGCTATATACATTgccactaattaattaataaaatagatagGTGGACAggcaatttatatatatatcggaTTGGTTAGGAAGTCATGGTTATGAGTTATGACACGTACGAGGAAGGAAAAGGTCAGCAACCAATAATATAATACCACAAATACAGTCTATGCAACAGTTATAATTTTGTTGAGACATCTTTGTCTCGATTCATGCCTAAGTCATTTATGCAGGTGCACGTGATTTCGCATGGAAGGaacatttttcatgttttttgctCGGCGACGATGGTGACAGACGAGGACGTGTGTTGGCGGTCTACCAcagaagtttaaaatattttcatctttaagcttaaaataactttaaatcgATGTCATTGATTAGGTGGGACAGTATTATATTATGAAGACAACTTTCATGTCGGAGAGGACAGCTTAGTATTTAACATGTGTGGTGCATGCCAGATTCAAAAGAACAAGTAATACCCTCGACCTTGAGTCTCAACTGCTTGCGGAAGTGTGCCCTCCCATCCCATTCTTCCAAGGTAATTAGTAGAACTTGACCTGTTTATTATTCGATCATAAGGAATTTAAAGACGGGTACTGTGTTTTAACCggtgtttttttaagaaaaaaaaatcaatttttttaatcttttcaaagcatagatataaaaaataaaaaaatatattattttaatatatttttaaataaaaatatttttaaaaacagtaCGTATCACTTCCATAAACACCTTTTTTAAGGAAGCATTTGAAACATGATTCAActcgtatttttaaaaaattaaattttttttatgaaaaatttattttttatatatatttttgattattttgatgtgttgattttaaaaataatttttaataaatcactaAAAACTCATCGTTATTATACCATGGAGTGTGGACAATACCTGCAACAGAAAACCTACccacatccaaaaaaaaatgcatagtgatattaaaagaaaccatATGTATTACTAGAGcaacgccaaaaaaaaaatcattttttatttatatttaacaaattgattttatttaattcatgaataaaatttatttataaaaaataaataaaataataaataaaactcaattaaataataataaaaaaagtataatctctaattaaataaattttaaaagataaagctgaAAAAACAGATGATGCTGACtcttaaaaagtaaaatggCTCCATCCAGTGATTAACCTGCCACTGTGAATGTCTGTCCAATCAGTCAATTCCATCTCtactgatttttatttgtttctgcaatttcttggatttctttcactttatttcttttgttttttgtcgaTGAAATCAATGCCAATATCATTACgtgtaataaatataattacacagattaattatgttaattagtCTCGACCGActcaaattagaaaacaaaggaaTCAATTGACATAGCATTAGCAAAAATTAACCGAATACATAATTATAAGTTAATAAAGAGGTGTCTTCCTCAATTGATCaccactttttaatttattattaaaaattaatagtaaCTAATTTCATcttaaagttaatgaccatataaacCTTTAATGAtcctgaaatttataaaattaaaattaataatttttagaaaacaaatctagaaTCTAACCCTTAATATAAATCGCTCGAGGGTTAATTGTGATCACCACTCTTTGTCTCGCAAGAGATGCTCCATTCATGTATTCTTCAATTTCTGGAGCCCACTCTTATTATTCTTAACGATATgataaaagttttttctatttttttattaacaggaAATTCTCTTCATGATTTATATATTCCTGTTCTCTCCCGGCTTTTACCCATTCGAAACACGTGGGAGAAAAAGTCATTCACTATATTCTTCTTAACGAGGTAGTGGGCTTTCCCCTTCGTCTTCGTTGCACTGACTTTATAGAGCTCCTTGATTACCATTCATGGCTACTagctgtttttttaaatatattgtttttttaaaatgttttattaatacAAAAGCACTCTCTATACACTTTGATTGAAAGCAAAGGTAATTATTGATATGATGAGGATCGAGAAGAGAAGTGTAATACAAGTTTAACAGTACTAGTCAAGCGGAAACCCTAGGGGAAAAGTTAGTGATTTTTTTAGCCAATTgcatgacaatttttttttattattaaactacAAATGAACACTCAATTTATTTGTTAGAACATTATTAAATCAGTTTCATAATTACATTCTTAGCCcccatcataatatttttttattattttaccacAGCAAAAATATAATCGCTTGATATGCTTATGATTACACGAGGCATGATAATCTCTCTTGCTGTATAAATTTGACGATTTTGTCATGTTGAACCAATCaaagtgataaaaaataaataaaaacaccttgttttgaaatgataaaaaaagaaaaaaattcctcGTCTTCTAATACAAAACTACaagttttattaaattaattaaggtttCCAAACACTGAAATCAAGCGTTCAGGAACCGCAATTCACAGGCTAGCCTTTCCATCACATCTAATTataaaggaccaaattgaagcgGTAGTGTTAGCTGCAAGGTCAACAATGAAGATCACAAACTTTGAAGACTGATTCGAGACTGAGGTAAAATTGGAAGACTGATATGTAAAggactaaataataaatatatatatataaagaaatgaaaaggtacAGCAATTCCTTCTGGATAAAAGCACAACCCCatccaaacaaacaaaatccaCACACAAGCCTCTCATTTTCTCTCTACACTACAAAAATTTTTACACATCAAAACTCTATTAATAGAAGCGATCGCCGCGTCCAGCGCTTCCTTTCTATTCACTTTCTTGAAAGAATTTCCCGAGAAACAAACGAATCTTTGCCTATTTATCATAACTCATCCTCAGCTTGTTATTTGAAAACTCTCTGTGTAGATAAAGTTTATGTGTTCGTCCACTTTCCTCGATTTTATCGAAACCCAAAATCACGCTGGTCTTAACATCTCTAAACTCCCTATCTACACAGAGAGGTAATTAGCCAAGGTTGTCaaatttttcaagatttaagATTTCTGTTAAAAATCTAATAATCAAGAAATCGATAAAAATGATGCGAAGACAGAATCAAGATCAACAATCTCGAGTACTCGACGAGCTATCAGCGTTAGTATTCAATCTCCTCCGTTCACCATCGACGCCGATCTCGTTTTCTGATCAGTTTCCGGTGCCCTCCAcgtcggtgaggaggaggttgCCGGGAATAACGCCAGGGGGGTTCGCGTCGTTGCTATTAGGGATATCGTTGGCTTTGATGTTATGTGGATCGGTTAcgttttttattgggtttttgttGATGCCTTGGGTTCTTGGATTGGTTATGGTGTTTTATGTTGCTGGGGTTGTTTCTACTGTCTCCATGCTGGGCCGCTCTATTCTTTGTTACGCCACGACTCCTTCTCCTCGAAAGGAGATTCCTGGTAATTAATCAAGAATtccttcttttgttcttttggttTGTTATgatttgtgtgtgttttgtcTGTTTGTGTGTTAATTTCATGAAA
It encodes the following:
- the LOC18097114 gene encoding MADS-box protein FLOWERING LOCUS C isoform X5; protein product: MGRKKVELKRIENKSSRQVTFSKRRNGLFKKARELSVLCDVQVAILVFSSCDKLYEFSSVGSTTNILKRYTSHFKKKTTSSKDANHAEVYYGKHANLKSLAKLLLMVERNLEGPYAMELTLGDLVELEKQLHVTLTHVRDRKIQMMLESVKSLHDQEKMLKEENQLLEKQIVAMKNGKDSDHPLYHPPQQTTLSLLK
- the LOC18097114 gene encoding MADS-box protein FLOWERING LOCUS C isoform X6; this translates as MGRKKVELKRIENKSSRQVTFSKRRNGLFKKARELSVLCDVQVAILVFSSCDKLYEFSSVGSTTSILKRYTSHFKKKATSSKDANHAEVYYGKHANLKSLAKLLLMVERNLEGPYAMELTLGDLVELEKQLHVTLTHVRDRKIQMMLESVKSLHDQEKMLKEENQLLEKQIVAMKNGKDSDHPLYHPPQQTTLSLLK
- the LOC7481217 gene encoding uncharacterized protein LOC7481217 isoform X2, translating into MMRRQNQDQQSRVLDELSALVFNLLRSPSTPISFSDQFPVPSTSVRRRLPGITPGGFASLLLGISLALMLCGSVTFFIGFLLMPWVLGLVMVFYVAGVVSTVSMLGRSILCYATTPSPRKEIPAWKLL
- the LOC7481217 gene encoding uncharacterized protein LOC7481217 isoform X1, which codes for MMRRQNQDQQSRVLDELSALVFNLLRSPSTPISFSDQFPVPSTSVRRRLPGITPGGFASLLLGISLALMLCGSVTFFIGFLLMPWVLGLVMVFYVAGVVSTVSMLGRSILCYATTPSPRKEIPGVIFWDFGNHVG